From Acidobacteriota bacterium, a single genomic window includes:
- a CDS encoding DUF4127 family protein, with product MIRVGRKRLFCVALLICVVHLLAAISSSAQTKLTSRILLIPLDDRPPCLQMPVKMGLIGDAEVVVPPRAMLGRFTEFGRSDEIVEWIKKQKLTSFDAAIVSIDMIAYGGLVAMREFETTSETALKRLEVIRAIRKAAPKMPIYGSSVIMRLAPTGNVVNESYRVNLARWAEISPDPAKAQETAELEEKIPAEALAKYKKARERDLRINLHTVDLVREGVIDYLILSQDDAKPNGVHIADRETLIAKVAQLKLQEKIAIQPGADEVSMLLLSRALTAKYKYQPKIKAIFSDEKLADQFMPYEDRPLRKTVSFHIKAAGGVEVADEKDAAILFFVFVSRFENGAANRFAQRINDEISTPNGDGVSFPRAGANQLIVADVDPKGEIQGADIEFTKSLLRRSIFSRVLGYASWNTAGNTIGTAVPHGIISGASKFLINRAIGKGVRAADAQRLNAFRLRTVRGHTWFMVNRLLDDHAYHSIVRPKAIEFARSQGWNVFRFESEQTTAVERYSVREMAGYVRTSLDPVAVNDTWVACPDISKFSFRLPWGRTFEAELDFELTCKLLIPIIPGTRRVKSL from the coding sequence ATGATCAGAGTTGGACGAAAACGGCTTTTTTGCGTTGCGCTGTTGATTTGCGTCGTACATTTGTTGGCCGCAATTTCGTCGAGCGCCCAGACAAAACTCACTTCCAGGATCCTGCTGATCCCGCTCGATGATCGTCCGCCTTGCTTGCAAATGCCTGTAAAGATGGGGCTTATCGGCGATGCAGAGGTTGTCGTGCCGCCGCGCGCGATGCTCGGACGGTTCACGGAATTCGGAAGATCGGACGAGATCGTCGAATGGATCAAGAAGCAGAAACTGACATCGTTCGACGCCGCGATCGTCTCGATCGATATGATCGCCTACGGCGGACTCGTCGCGATGCGCGAGTTTGAAACAACATCCGAAACGGCGCTTAAACGACTCGAAGTGATCCGCGCCATTCGGAAGGCGGCGCCCAAAATGCCGATCTACGGCTCGAGCGTGATAATGCGCCTCGCGCCGACCGGCAACGTCGTCAATGAATCTTATCGCGTCAATCTCGCGCGTTGGGCCGAGATCTCGCCCGATCCGGCAAAGGCGCAGGAGACCGCGGAACTCGAGGAAAAGATTCCGGCAGAGGCGCTCGCGAAATACAAGAAAGCGCGCGAACGCGATCTGCGGATCAACCTCCACACGGTCGATCTGGTCCGCGAAGGCGTGATCGATTATCTAATTCTTTCGCAGGACGACGCGAAGCCGAACGGCGTCCATATTGCCGACCGCGAGACGCTGATCGCAAAAGTGGCCCAACTGAAACTTCAGGAAAAGATCGCCATCCAACCAGGCGCGGATGAAGTTTCGATGCTGCTCCTGTCCCGCGCGCTGACCGCCAAATACAAGTATCAGCCAAAGATCAAGGCGATCTTTTCAGATGAAAAGCTGGCCGACCAGTTCATGCCGTACGAAGACCGTCCGCTCCGCAAGACCGTGAGTTTTCATATCAAAGCCGCCGGCGGCGTCGAGGTCGCCGATGAAAAGGACGCGGCGATATTGTTCTTCGTTTTTGTGTCGAGGTTTGAAAACGGTGCGGCAAATCGGTTCGCTCAGCGGATCAACGATGAAATCTCAACGCCGAACGGCGATGGCGTTTCGTTTCCCAGAGCAGGAGCAAATCAGCTGATAGTCGCGGACGTCGATCCGAAGGGTGAGATTCAGGGCGCCGACATCGAGTTTACGAAATCACTTTTGCGCAGATCGATATTTTCGCGGGTGCTCGGTTACGCGTCATGGAATACTGCCGGTAACACGATCGGCACTGCGGTTCCGCACGGGATCATCAGCGGTGCGTCGAAGTTTCTGATTAATCGGGCGATCGGAAAAGGCGTGCGGGCAGCGGATGCCCAACGTCTGAATGCCTTCAGGCTCCGAACCGTTCGCGGGCATACGTGGTTTATGGTCAATCGCCTGCTCGATGACCACGCATATCATTCGATCGTTCGTCCGAAGGCGATCGAGTTTGCGCGCTCCCAGGGCTGGAACGTGTTTCGTTTTGAATCCGAGCAAACGACAGCCGTTGAACGGTACTCGGTTCGGGAAATGGCCGGCTATGTTAGGACAAGCCTTGATCCGGTCGCCGTGAATGATACGTGGGTGGCCTGCCCGGACATTTCGAAATTCAGTTTTCGGTTGCCGTGGGGGCGGACATTCGAAGCCGAGCTCGATTTCGAGCTAACCTGCAAGCTGCTTATACCAATAATCCCCGGAACGAGACGAGTCAAATCATTATGA
- a CDS encoding GntR family transcriptional regulator, producing the protein MQLERNAATPLHQQIHFLLRQKIVSNQLKSDESIPSERDLAEELQVSRMTVRQALNALREEGLIYQKRGKGTFVSPLKLDIHTRNLKGFSDEMTRRGMKPSSMIIDVRTDSASKEQAERLHLEIGAPVFTLKRLRLADKIPMSIETTTLPATKFGGLSRNNFETESLYQILENDYDVKIYAAAEDLEAAVSDAVTSGFLGVTENFPLLIVYRTVFAEGNEPIEFTKSVYRADRYRASFYLVKK; encoded by the coding sequence ATGCAGTTAGAAAGAAATGCCGCCACGCCGCTCCATCAGCAAATTCATTTTCTGCTGCGGCAAAAGATAGTTTCGAACCAGTTGAAATCGGATGAGTCGATCCCGTCAGAGCGCGATCTCGCCGAAGAGCTTCAGGTCAGCCGGATGACCGTGCGCCAGGCGCTCAACGCCCTTCGCGAGGAAGGACTGATCTATCAGAAGCGAGGCAAGGGGACGTTTGTTTCTCCGCTCAAATTGGATATTCACACGCGGAATCTCAAGGGGTTTTCGGATGAAATGACGCGCCGCGGAATGAAGCCCTCATCGATGATCATCGATGTCCGCACCGATAGCGCGAGCAAGGAACAGGCGGAGAGACTTCATCTGGAGATCGGGGCGCCTGTATTTACGCTCAAGCGTTTACGGCTTGCGGACAAGATCCCGATGTCGATTGAAACAACGACATTGCCGGCGACGAAATTCGGCGGACTAAGCAGGAACAATTTTGAGACGGAATCGCTCTATCAGATACTCGAAAACGACTACGACGTGAAGATCTATGCCGCGGCCGAGGACCTGGAAGCAGCGGTGAGCGACGCCGTAACGTCCGGATTCTTAGGAGTGACAGAGAATTTCCCGCTCTTGATCGTATATCGAACGGTCTTCGCCGAAGGAAATGAGCCGATCGAGTTTACGAAATCGGTCTATCGGGCCGACCGGTATCGGGCATCGTTTTATTTGGTCAAAAAATGA
- a CDS encoding family 10 glycosylhydrolase has translation MYAVASRFEALCRSLSLPVLTLIVFAIPSAAADRAVWVRPFVSATQPTRKDPVEARKYIRTELERMKRAGFNVVFLETFWDGYTIYPSRVVPQRPLSIPYGVARKDEAGQTETYDVLQFYIDEAEKLGIRVDAWMHIFHQWSTNLGDPSKSPIFSKFPEWMALDINGSPLVKSEAEGANREVDKVFMSPSNAGVRRLLVNVMREMVAKYPKLGGVQLDYIRYPLHYPETPFDYSADALAQFKKDTGLDAKTLKSEAEKRQWQDWKTLKVTEVVKLVSDEVRKSQPKWQISVAVFPDFENTLKVKMQDSRDWAAKGYIDAFYPMCYSPNFDTVDRWAKEFRREIKPPMKVYLTLYVTHFYKNNSLDERFLNVEKKYGYDGLAIFASQLVTDDLAEKLGVWDAGK, from the coding sequence ATGTACGCTGTCGCGTCACGATTTGAAGCGCTTTGCCGGTCGCTATCGCTCCCGGTTCTGACATTGATCGTCTTCGCGATTCCTTCTGCCGCCGCCGACCGCGCCGTCTGGGTCCGGCCTTTCGTTTCGGCGACGCAGCCAACGAGGAAAGATCCGGTCGAGGCGCGAAAGTACATTCGGACAGAACTCGAACGGATGAAACGCGCCGGATTCAACGTGGTTTTTCTTGAAACATTCTGGGACGGCTACACGATCTATCCGTCGCGCGTCGTTCCACAGCGGCCGCTTTCGATCCCGTACGGCGTCGCCCGAAAGGATGAGGCGGGGCAGACGGAGACGTACGACGTTCTGCAGTTTTACATCGACGAAGCCGAGAAACTCGGCATCCGCGTCGATGCCTGGATGCATATCTTTCATCAATGGAGCACGAATCTCGGCGATCCGTCGAAGTCGCCGATTTTTTCGAAGTTTCCGGAATGGATGGCGCTCGATATCAACGGTTCGCCGCTCGTCAAAAGCGAGGCCGAGGGCGCGAACCGCGAGGTCGACAAGGTTTTTATGTCGCCGTCGAACGCCGGCGTACGGCGCTTATTGGTTAACGTGATGCGCGAGATGGTCGCGAAGTATCCGAAACTCGGCGGCGTCCAGCTCGATTACATACGTTACCCGCTCCATTATCCGGAAACTCCTTTCGATTATTCGGCCGACGCGCTGGCGCAGTTCAAAAAGGACACGGGACTCGACGCGAAGACACTCAAGTCGGAAGCCGAGAAGCGGCAGTGGCAGGATTGGAAGACGCTCAAAGTTACCGAAGTCGTGAAACTAGTGAGCGACGAAGTTCGCAAGAGTCAGCCGAAATGGCAAATATCGGTGGCGGTTTTTCCCGATTTCGAGAACACCTTGAAAGTCAAGATGCAGGACTCGCGCGACTGGGCCGCCAAGGGCTACATCGACGCGTTCTATCCGATGTGCTACAGCCCGAACTTCGACACCGTCGATCGTTGGGCAAAGGAATTCCGGCGCGAGATCAAGCCGCCGATGAAGGTCTATCTGACGCTTTACGTGACCCATTTCTACAAGAACAATTCCCTCGACGAGCGCTTCTTAAACGTTGAAAAGAAATACGGTTACGACGGCCTCGCGATCTTTGCGTCGCAACTCGTGACGGACGATCTGGCGGAAAAGCTTGGAGTTTGGGACGCCGGAAAATAG
- a CDS encoding citrate transporter, with protein MFIALLIIFVVFAALMFTRKVPALLAVPAMAILIAAVVGTPISEILNSVISSGAVKLAPAYVAVFAGAMLGRVMMETGIAEGIIKRAAEFGGDKPLVVAFGLMFVTAVLFTSLTGLGAIIMVGSLVLPIMMSLGVPRKLAGTFFLLAFATGFIFNISLIRFYRDILQVAQDAPLPPEIVRFQLVLLAVMATGVVIYTVIAAKRSPELSLMTGESKDAIVARAKDAPLISFLAPIIPLVLYFGFNNRGWKEVPSFLAGSLFAVIVTQPKRAIRILTQGLIRGLEDGAPAAILMMGIGMLINALQLPAVKTAIEPFIQTLPVGSPISYVLFFGILSPLALYRGPFNLFGLGAGFFAIIAAAGILPAIAVLAAAMAIVQLQNVCDPTNTHNVWTANYVGVRVEELTKSTILTMIVICFAALIFAALMFLG; from the coding sequence ATGTTCATCGCGCTTCTCATTATCTTTGTCGTCTTTGCGGCGTTGATGTTCACGCGCAAAGTTCCGGCGTTGCTGGCGGTGCCGGCGATGGCGATACTGATTGCCGCGGTCGTCGGGACGCCGATCTCCGAAATTCTCAACAGCGTAATTTCAAGCGGCGCCGTCAAACTCGCGCCGGCGTACGTGGCGGTCTTCGCCGGCGCGATGCTCGGGCGCGTGATGATGGAAACCGGGATCGCCGAAGGCATCATCAAGCGCGCGGCGGAATTCGGCGGCGACAAGCCATTGGTCGTCGCATTCGGATTGATGTTCGTGACGGCGGTTCTGTTCACGTCGCTCACCGGCCTCGGAGCGATCATTATGGTCGGCTCGCTCGTACTGCCGATAATGATGAGTCTAGGCGTCCCGAGAAAGCTCGCGGGAACGTTCTTTCTGCTCGCTTTCGCGACCGGTTTTATCTTCAATATTTCGCTCATCCGCTTTTATCGCGACATCCTTCAGGTCGCGCAAGACGCGCCGCTTCCGCCCGAGATCGTTCGTTTTCAACTCGTTTTGCTCGCGGTGATGGCGACCGGCGTCGTGATCTACACCGTCATCGCCGCCAAACGTTCGCCCGAACTGAGCCTGATGACCGGCGAATCAAAGGATGCTATCGTCGCCCGCGCCAAAGATGCGCCGCTGATCTCGTTCCTCGCGCCGATCATTCCGCTCGTGCTTTATTTCGGATTCAACAACCGCGGCTGGAAAGAGGTTCCGTCGTTCCTTGCCGGTTCTCTGTTCGCCGTCATCGTGACCCAGCCGAAGCGGGCGATCCGGATCCTGACGCAGGGCCTGATCCGGGGGCTCGAGGACGGCGCGCCGGCGGCGATCCTGATGATGGGAATCGGGATGCTCATCAACGCGCTCCAACTGCCGGCTGTCAAAACGGCGATCGAGCCTTTCATTCAAACGCTGCCGGTTGGGAGCCCGATCTCGTACGTGCTCTTCTTCGGAATACTCTCGCCGCTGGCGCTCTATCGCGGCCCGTTCAACCTGTTCGGACTCGGAGCCGGATTTTTCGCGATCATCGCAGCCGCCGGAATTCTGCCCGCGATAGCCGTTCTCGCGGCGGCGATGGCGATCGTGCAGTTGCAGAATGTTTGCGATCCGACCAACACGCACAATGTCTGGACCGCGAATTACGTCGGCGTCCGCGTCGAGGAGCTGACCAAATCGACGATCCTGACGATGATCGTGATCTGCTTCGCAGCGCTGATCTTTGCGGCCTTGATGTTCTTGGGATAA
- a CDS encoding substrate-binding domain-containing protein yields MRIKLIVLLTLTAIIGIACNQKQTTGPSGEKKKIGVTLLTREHQFYKDLEAGLKEAADKNGFELIVQSGDMDLAKQQSQIENFIVQKVAAIVVCPADTKGIGPAIEKANAAKIPVFTADIAASGGTVVSHIASDNLQGGKVAAEFIAGLLKDGGEVGVIGQPEVQSTIDREKGFKDEMAKYPNIKIVATLNGGGVRDRATKATDDMLQGNPNLKAIFAINDDSALGALASAETRGKKDLIIVGYDATPEAVGKIKSGTMLKADVAQDPKLIGSKTIETIAKHLKGETVEKIVAIPVTIVK; encoded by the coding sequence ATGAGAATCAAACTAATCGTTTTACTGACTTTAACAGCGATCATCGGAATCGCGTGCAACCAAAAACAGACGACCGGGCCGAGCGGAGAAAAGAAGAAGATCGGCGTCACGCTGCTCACCCGTGAGCATCAGTTCTACAAGGACCTTGAAGCCGGTCTGAAAGAGGCCGCGGACAAGAACGGGTTCGAACTGATCGTCCAATCGGGCGATATGGATCTCGCGAAACAGCAGTCGCAGATCGAGAACTTCATCGTTCAAAAAGTCGCCGCGATCGTTGTTTGTCCGGCCGACACCAAAGGCATCGGGCCGGCGATCGAAAAGGCGAATGCGGCGAAGATTCCGGTATTCACGGCCGACATCGCGGCCAGCGGCGGAACCGTCGTCTCGCACATCGCGTCGGACAATTTGCAGGGCGGAAAGGTCGCGGCCGAGTTCATCGCCGGGCTTTTGAAAGACGGCGGCGAGGTCGGGGTCATCGGCCAACCCGAGGTTCAATCGACGATCGACCGCGAAAAGGGATTCAAAGACGAGATGGCGAAGTATCCGAATATCAAGATCGTCGCGACGCTCAACGGCGGCGGCGTCCGCGACCGCGCGACCAAGGCGACCGACGATATGCTTCAGGGAAACCCGAACCTGAAAGCGATCTTCGCGATCAACGACGACTCGGCATTGGGAGCGCTTGCCTCCGCAGAAACGCGCGGCAAAAAGGACCTCATCATCGTCGGCTATGACGCAACGCCCGAAGCCGTCGGCAAGATCAAGTCGGGAACGATGCTCAAGGCCGACGTCGCCCAAGACCCGAAGCTGATCGGATCGAAGACGATCGAAACGATCGCCAAGCATCTCAAAGGCGAAACGGTCGAAAAGATCGTCGCGATTCCGGTCACGATCGTCAAGTAA
- a CDS encoding carboxypeptidase regulatory-like domain-containing protein, protein MRLLSKKPIIPFVLILAFMALNVGAQTITATLTGEIKDPNGAIVPGANVTVTSIETGLSKSTQTNEDGRYTVTFLQPGTYSVTVEKSGFAKAERPNIKLETGQTAGLNISLSLTAGEVTVEIEGSETPLLQTESSAIDTTIENKLVEDLPSGERSALAFINLVPGAIDAGFAQARGEGLNENGNAQGPIGSPGNRNFFDSNFSVNGGRSSTNDVLLDGVSNTVGDFNGVAVQPPQDSIREFKVVAGSYPADFGRSGGGIVSIATKSGGKRFSGALYEYYQDGDLNANGWQRNRRGLRANGTPTLPRIDIVRHQYGGALGGPLVAPRFGMREPGESFFRKLDKTFFFFNYEGRFEKNPFSREITVPTQRMRTGDLSEVPVTIINPYVTGRTTAFAGNNLSTLPTCSSSAPRTAACLDPVALAVLRYIPLPNQPGTTLNYIFDGKADFRRDIYAFRLDHTFSDKHSLFTRFSYEKRFTSEPNYFEGSDAANVRKVKDTFYNLTLNDTYSLTPTLINNFRYGYTRVRANQIPQSQGFDPTALGLPADFRIRAAQLKFPDFTIGGASNVPGEITSGQIGGAGNDQPRDTHTIANAMTWVNGNQTWRFGGEYRLLRFFPFQFFTPTGSFTFNRNWTANASGVGGSALASFLLGLPASGNQETVVPLTLYHHYGAGFVQNDWRVSNRLILNLGVRWDFETGTGEANGAMTNFDLNASSPVQGQQNLANLDLFVSRLNPNVAANKGLLSFVDGPQTKTNYDRFSPRIGFAFKINDKTTVRAGYGLFYVPISIENPAAQGTNFTSAVPQVANQTATLASAASVIYLTNPFPAGIPVPPGTSLGARTRLAQQVFAVEPERENPYSQQWNIVLQREIAKNTVLDIAYVGGKGVRLPIQSVELNEIPASTLEFARNNFNQPGTCGTTANPTAACTSTAQFFTFTVANPFSGLLNVPGASTSVSGATVQRLQLLRAYPQYTSVQLFRPHWGSSDYHSLQINLQRRFSNGLSGTVNYTWSKLLDTGGVGNGAAFLDATAIQDASNFGREYSYSTLDVPHRFVASWTYELPFGKNKKFGKNWNGITQLLLGGWQTSGTYTWQKGTPIPITATNSFPGAVAISSAVRRPDRIAGSSNFSLGTSRDNIVAQGLWFDPAMFVDPIYSGSANNFVFGSAARTYNDIRRDNYRNINLSVLKNFYWAEGRQKLQFRAEFLNAFNWVVYGTPVSTLNVTGAVGTANNNTLNPANPCFATQQCFGQVRTQGNTPRNIQLVVRYTF, encoded by the coding sequence ATGAGATTGCTGTCGAAGAAACCGATCATCCCGTTTGTGTTGATCCTGGCATTTATGGCGCTCAACGTTGGCGCCCAAACGATCACCGCGACCCTGACCGGCGAGATCAAGGATCCGAACGGGGCCATCGTCCCGGGTGCGAATGTCACCGTCACCTCGATCGAGACCGGTTTGTCGAAATCGACCCAGACGAACGAAGACGGCCGCTACACGGTCACGTTCTTGCAGCCGGGAACCTACAGCGTTACGGTCGAAAAGTCCGGTTTCGCCAAGGCCGAGCGACCGAACATCAAACTTGAAACCGGTCAGACGGCAGGTCTCAACATCAGCCTCTCGCTCACTGCGGGAGAAGTGACGGTCGAGATCGAGGGATCCGAGACCCCTTTGCTCCAAACGGAAAGCTCGGCAATCGATACGACGATCGAGAACAAGTTGGTCGAGGATCTGCCATCGGGCGAGCGCAGCGCTTTGGCGTTCATCAATCTCGTCCCGGGCGCGATCGACGCGGGCTTCGCGCAGGCCCGCGGGGAAGGTCTGAACGAGAACGGCAATGCTCAGGGTCCGATCGGGTCGCCGGGCAACCGCAATTTCTTCGACTCGAACTTCTCAGTAAACGGCGGACGTTCGTCAACGAACGACGTTCTGCTCGACGGCGTTTCGAACACCGTGGGTGACTTTAACGGCGTTGCCGTCCAGCCGCCGCAGGATTCGATCCGCGAATTCAAGGTCGTTGCCGGTTCCTATCCGGCCGATTTCGGCCGAAGCGGCGGCGGCATCGTTTCGATTGCGACGAAATCAGGCGGAAAACGATTCTCGGGCGCGCTTTACGAGTACTATCAGGACGGCGATCTCAACGCTAACGGCTGGCAGAGAAACCGGCGCGGTCTGCGCGCCAACGGAACGCCGACATTGCCGCGCATCGACATCGTCCGTCACCAGTACGGCGGTGCGCTCGGCGGGCCGCTCGTCGCGCCGCGCTTCGGAATGCGCGAACCCGGCGAGAGCTTTTTCCGAAAGCTGGACAAGACCTTCTTTTTCTTCAATTACGAAGGACGGTTCGAAAAGAATCCGTTTAGCCGTGAGATCACCGTTCCGACACAACGCATGCGAACGGGTGATCTCAGCGAAGTTCCGGTGACGATCATCAACCCGTATGTCACGGGCCGGACGACCGCGTTTGCCGGCAACAATCTTTCGACGCTTCCGACCTGTTCTTCGTCGGCACCGCGGACGGCCGCGTGTCTCGATCCGGTTGCACTGGCGGTGCTCAGATACATCCCGTTGCCGAACCAACCGGGCACGACGCTCAACTACATCTTCGACGGCAAGGCGGACTTCCGGCGCGACATCTACGCGTTCCGTCTCGATCATACCTTTTCGGACAAGCACAGTCTTTTCACGCGATTCAGCTACGAGAAACGCTTCACTTCTGAACCGAACTACTTCGAAGGCAGCGATGCGGCGAACGTCCGGAAGGTGAAGGACACCTTCTACAATCTCACGTTAAACGACACTTATTCGCTGACCCCGACGCTGATCAACAACTTCCGTTACGGCTATACCCGCGTACGGGCCAACCAAATCCCGCAGAGCCAGGGATTCGATCCGACGGCGCTCGGGCTTCCGGCCGATTTCCGCATAAGGGCGGCGCAGCTCAAGTTTCCCGATTTCACGATCGGCGGCGCCTCGAACGTTCCGGGCGAGATTACGAGCGGCCAGATCGGCGGCGCCGGAAACGACCAGCCGCGCGACACCCATACGATCGCCAATGCAATGACCTGGGTCAACGGCAACCAGACCTGGCGGTTCGGCGGCGAGTACAGGCTTCTGAGGTTTTTCCCGTTCCAGTTTTTCACGCCGACGGGTTCGTTCACGTTCAATCGCAACTGGACCGCGAATGCCTCCGGTGTCGGCGGATCGGCTCTGGCGTCGTTCCTGCTCGGGCTTCCGGCCAGCGGCAACCAGGAGACCGTGGTGCCTTTGACGCTTTATCATCACTACGGTGCCGGATTTGTGCAGAACGACTGGCGCGTCAGCAACCGTCTGATCCTGAATCTTGGCGTTCGCTGGGATTTTGAGACCGGCACGGGCGAAGCGAACGGCGCGATGACCAACTTCGATCTGAATGCGTCGTCGCCGGTCCAGGGCCAGCAGAATCTGGCGAACCTCGATCTGTTCGTTTCGCGGCTCAACCCGAATGTTGCAGCCAACAAGGGCCTCTTGAGTTTCGTCGATGGTCCGCAAACTAAAACGAACTACGACCGGTTCTCGCCGCGAATCGGGTTCGCGTTCAAGATCAACGACAAGACGACGGTCCGCGCCGGCTACGGTCTCTTCTACGTGCCGATCTCGATCGAGAACCCAGCCGCGCAGGGCACGAACTTCACGTCGGCCGTCCCGCAGGTTGCGAACCAGACGGCGACGCTCGCCTCGGCAGCAAGCGTAATCTACCTCACGAACCCGTTCCCGGCCGGTATTCCGGTTCCGCCCGGCACGTCGCTCGGCGCCCGCACTCGGCTCGCTCAGCAGGTCTTTGCGGTCGAACCCGAGCGCGAGAATCCGTACAGCCAGCAGTGGAATATTGTTCTTCAGCGCGAGATCGCAAAGAACACAGTTCTCGACATCGCCTATGTCGGCGGCAAGGGCGTGCGTCTTCCGATTCAGAGCGTCGAACTGAACGAGATTCCGGCGAGCACCCTCGAGTTCGCGCGCAATAACTTCAACCAGCCCGGCACGTGCGGGACGACGGCGAATCCGACCGCCGCCTGTACGAGCACGGCGCAATTCTTCACTTTCACGGTGGCGAATCCGTTTTCGGGTTTGCTGAACGTTCCCGGCGCCAGCACGTCGGTTTCGGGCGCGACGGTCCAGCGGCTTCAGCTTCTGAGAGCCTATCCGCAATACACGAGCGTCCAGTTGTTCCGGCCGCATTGGGGTTCGAGCGATTATCATTCGCTGCAGATCAATCTCCAGCGCCGTTTCTCGAACGGGCTTTCGGGCACTGTAAATTACACTTGGTCGAAACTCCTCGATACCGGCGGCGTCGGCAACGGCGCGGCGTTTCTCGACGCGACGGCGATCCAGGATGCAAGCAATTTCGGTCGCGAGTATTCGTATTCGACGCTCGACGTTCCGCACCGGTTCGTGGCGAGCTGGACGTACGAGTTGCCGTTCGGCAAGAACAAGAAGTTCGGCAAGAACTGGAACGGCATAACACAACTCCTCCTCGGCGGCTGGCAGACATCCGGTACCTACACTTGGCAGAAAGGCACGCCGATTCCGATCACCGCGACGAACTCGTTCCCGGGCGCCGTCGCGATCTCGTCGGCCGTGCGCCGGCCCGACCGAATCGCGGGCAGTTCGAACTTCAGCCTCGGCACGTCGCGTGACAACATCGTTGCGCAGGGACTTTGGTTCGATCCGGCGATGTTCGTCGATCCGATTTATTCAGGCTCGGCGAACAACTTCGTCTTCGGCTCAGCAGCCCGTACCTACAACGATATCCGGCGCGATAATTACCGGAACATCAACCTTTCGGTCCTGAAGAATTTCTACTGGGCCGAGGGGCGGCAAAAACTCCAGTTCCGCGCCGAGTTCCTGAACGCTTTCAACTGGGTCGTGTATGGAACTCCGGTAAGCACGCTGAACGTAACCGGTGCGGTCGGTACCGCAAACAACAACACGCTGAACCCGGCAAACCCGTGTTTCGCTACGCAACAGTGTTTCGGGCAGGTCCGCACCCAAGGCAACACGCCGCGAAACATTCAGCTTGTGGTTCGTTATACGTTCTAG
- a CDS encoding ribose ABC transporter permease, with amino-acid sequence MFQKYIILLAILAEGVVFAMLSPQFLSVDNLLNVGLSIAITGVLAVGMTFVILTGGIDLSIGSVLALAGIVAAICAKSIGDSGVIVGIIAAVGVGIVWGAFNGITVARFKVPPFVVTLAVLTIARGLSFIVADKFSGSTSVSDLPASFAFIGREKLIGIPVPVIIMLIVFASGWFVLSQTRFGRYVYAIGGNSEASFLAGINVKSVTFWVYVLNGFLVGLAGAMLASRLGAGLANAGMQYELDVIAAVVVGGTSLMGGKGSVISTLFGAIFIGVLNNGLNLAGIDPYLQKIALGVVILLAVLADQLQKSRVMRT; translated from the coding sequence ATGTTCCAGAAGTACATAATCCTGCTCGCGATCCTCGCCGAGGGCGTCGTTTTTGCGATGCTCTCGCCGCAGTTCTTGTCGGTCGACAACCTGCTCAACGTCGGTTTGAGCATCGCGATCACCGGCGTCCTGGCAGTCGGGATGACGTTTGTGATCCTCACCGGCGGGATCGACCTCTCGATCGGTTCGGTACTCGCGCTTGCCGGGATCGTAGCGGCGATCTGCGCGAAAAGCATCGGCGATTCGGGAGTCATCGTCGGCATCATCGCGGCGGTCGGCGTCGGAATTGTCTGGGGCGCTTTCAACGGGATCACCGTCGCGCGTTTCAAAGTCCCGCCGTTCGTCGTCACGCTCGCCGTGCTGACGATCGCCCGCGGGTTGTCGTTTATCGTCGCCGACAAGTTTTCGGGGTCGACGTCGGTAAGCGACCTGCCGGCCTCTTTCGCATTTATCGGGCGCGAAAAGCTCATCGGGATTCCGGTGCCGGTGATCATTATGCTGATCGTGTTCGCGTCCGGCTGGTTCGTGCTTTCGCAGACGCGGTTCGGCCGATACGTCTACGCCATCGGCGGGAATTCCGAAGCGTCGTTTCTCGCGGGCATCAACGTCAAGTCGGTCACGTTTTGGGTTTACGTCCTCAATGGGTTCCTTGTCGGCCTGGCCGGCGCAATGCTCGCATCGCGCCTCGGCGCGGGACTCGCCAACGCCGGGATGCAATATGAACTGGACGTGATCGCCGCCGTCGTCGTCGGCGGAACCTCGCTGATGGGCGGAAAAGGCAGCGTCATCTCGACGCTCTTCGGCGCGATCTTCATCGGGGTTCTGAACAACGGGTTGAATCTCGCCGGCATCGATCCGTACCTTCAGAAGATCGCGCTCGGCGTCGTCATACTGCTCGCCGTCCTTGCCGATCAGCTTCAGAAATCGAGGGTGATGCGGACCTGA